From the Actinopolymorpha singaporensis genome, the window CCACATCAACAGGTCTCTACGGCTGGGACGTGGGGACTCGGGTGGCGTCATCGCGCACCTCCATGATTCGGGCCTCGGGAGCGTCTCCTCGATGTGACAGGTAAGCGCTCTCCCGAGGTGTGACTGCACGGGATACTGGGCTGTCCGGACTTGCGCGCGTTACATCGGCCCGCCACCAGACCACGGCTGCAGGAGCCGGGCATCGCGATGCTGGTGAGGCCGGTTCGAGGAACATAAGGGACGGATCCCACCCGCACAACAGTTACGTCCGTTTGCCTACCGTCGTACGTCCACAACTGGACGCGGGCCGAGCGTGCCATCGAGTGCGCCGATGCGCGCCGACGTGAGATGCGCCGACGGCGCCCTCCGGGAGCTGCCGCCAGGTGCGCGCCGGTCAGCCGCCGGTGGCGAAGTTGCGTACGGACGCCAGCGGGAGCAGCCAGGTTGCGGCGAGCGCCAGAGCACCGGCGGCCACCAGGGCGAACATCGCGACCCACACCACCGCCGGCACCCGGGTGAGCCGGGCCAGCTGGTCGACGTCGGAGTCCCGTGCCCGGCCGGTGGCGCGCTTGCGCTGGAGTTCGGCCAGCGGGCGGAAGGCGGCCAGCAGCAGGAACCACGTGAAGGCACCGGCCACCAGGGCCTGCGGGCGCGCCGGGGCGTACCACGACACCACGAACAGGCCGAGGCCGGTCACCAGCACGGCGACCACGCCGTAGGCGTTCCGGATCGCCACCAGCATCGCGGCCAGCAACGCGACGCTGAGCCACAGCAGTGCGGTGATCCGGCCGCCGGCGAGCATGGCGGCGTACGCCAGTCCGAGCACCGACGGCGCGAGATATCCCGCGGCCGCGGTGGCCACCATGCCCGGTCCGGTGGGGCGTCCCCGCGACACGGTGACGCCGGAGGTGTCGGAGTGCAGCCGGATCCCCGCCAGCGTGCGGCCGGCCAGCAGCGCGACCAGCGCGTGCCCACCCTCGTGCACGATGGTGACCACCTGGCGAGTCACCCGCCACACCCGGCGAACCCAGACCGCCACCAGAGCGACCGCCGCGCACGCCAGCAGCGCGGAGTCGGACAGCCGGGGCTGGGTGCCCAGCACGTCCTGCCACACCTGACCGAGGTCGTCCGCTGCCGCCATGGCGCGACCGTAGCCTGCCGGGCTGAGCGGACCCTGAGGAGGGCCAGTCAGTCCTCCGGCACCTCGTGGCGCTCGTCGTGCAGCGGCTCGGCATCCGCCGCCGCCCGCCGGGCCCGGATGGGCCGGTCGCTCGCCGTCAGGCACTTGCCCGACTTCAGGTCGAACTCGTACCCGTGCATGGAACAGCGCAGGGTGTCGCCCTCCACCTCACCGAAGTAGCCGAGGTCGGCCTGCCGGTGCGGGCAGGTGCGCTGCACCAGCCAGCCGCCGAGCTGGATCTCCTCCAGCTCGTCCTCCTGGGTGGCGTACCACTGCTCGGCGTAGGCCATGCGTTCGGGAGAAAGGCACTTGAAGAAGGTGTAGACGAACTCGTTGTACGGTCCGACCCGGGCGGCACTGAACCGCATGCTGAGGAACAGGCTGTTCACCCAGTCGATCTCGTGGTCGGCGATCAGCCGTTCGACCATCGGCTGGGCGAACCGGAAGCGGTAGCGGCAGCGCTCGCCCGCCCACGGCCGCACCTCCCGCTCGACGAAGTCGACCACGAGCCGGGTGTCGTCACCGATCTCCAGCTGCAGCATCGCGCCCACACCGGCACAGATGTGGTCGGCCATCGCCAGCAGCGGCTCGAACCACTCCTTGATCGCGGGCAGGAAATCGATCCCCGGCGCCGGCCAGGAAGCCTTCTCCGCCTCGATCTGGGCCCGTCGGCGCTCGGCGTAGGCACGGAGGTACTTCGCCTTCTCGTGGTAGGGCCGGAACGCGTCCTCGGCCGGGTGCACCACGTCGGCCCTGCCGTCGGTGACGGTCATCACGCTGCCCGGGACCATCAGCTTCGCGTTGTCGCGCCCCTGCTGGTGCATGAACTCCACGAAGGCCGGGTGGTCGGGGAACGGGTTGGCCGGTGAGTCGTCGAGGTCGTTGTACGCCATCAGCTCGGCGTCCAGGAACGCCGCCGGCCCGGCGGAGGGCACGACGTACCTCGCGTCGACCTCCTCGACGTAGCGGAAGGCCCGGGCGAGCCCGTTGGCGCGCTTGCTGGTGCCGAACGCGACCTTCGCCGCGTCGGAGAGGTCGTAGACCATCGGCCACCAGTTCGCGCCGGAGAACTGCAGGAAGTGCACGTCGTAGGCGCCGAACGCGCGCAGCTGTTCCAGACTTCCCGGCTTGGCGTCGTTCTGGTTGAGAATCCGCGCCGTGCCGTCGTCCAGCGCCAGCGCGGAGTCGCCGATCGGCCCGTCGCTGGGCGAGGTGAGCGCCACGATCATCACCCGCAGGCCGCCGTCGAGCTCGACCGGCTGCCCGCTCGGCACCGTCACGAACCGGGTGAAGCCGATCCCGCGCAGAGTGTCCTCGAGGTCCGGCGTTCGGTAGTCCGGAAGCAGCACCGTGGCGTCGTGGGAGACACCCTCCCGCAGGTGGTCGGGGTCGAAGTGGTCGCGGTGGAGATGGGAGACGTAGAGGTAGTCGGGGTTGCGGAACACCGACCAGTCCAGTCCGGAGTTGTCCGGGAACGGAAACCACGAGGCGAAGTACGCGGGATTGAC encodes:
- a CDS encoding M50 family metallopeptidase, whose protein sequence is MAAADDLGQVWQDVLGTQPRLSDSALLACAAVALVAVWVRRVWRVTRQVVTIVHEGGHALVALLAGRTLAGIRLHSDTSGVTVSRGRPTGPGMVATAAAGYLAPSVLGLAYAAMLAGGRITALLWLSVALLAAMLVAIRNAYGVVAVLVTGLGLFVVSWYAPARPQALVAGAFTWFLLLAAFRPLAELQRKRATGRARDSDVDQLARLTRVPAVVWVAMFALVAAGALALAATWLLPLASVRNFATGG
- a CDS encoding Rieske 2Fe-2S domain-containing protein, whose product is MKVTSIGHAGFYFETAAGTVLCDPWVNPAYFASWFPFPDNSGLDWSVFRNPDYLYVSHLHRDHFDPDHLREGVSHDATVLLPDYRTPDLEDTLRGIGFTRFVTVPSGQPVELDGGLRVMIVALTSPSDGPIGDSALALDDGTARILNQNDAKPGSLEQLRAFGAYDVHFLQFSGANWWPMVYDLSDAAKVAFGTSKRANGLARAFRYVEEVDARYVVPSAGPAAFLDAELMAYNDLDDSPANPFPDHPAFVEFMHQQGRDNAKLMVPGSVMTVTDGRADVVHPAEDAFRPYHEKAKYLRAYAERRRAQIEAEKASWPAPGIDFLPAIKEWFEPLLAMADHICAGVGAMLQLEIGDDTRLVVDFVEREVRPWAGERCRYRFRFAQPMVERLIADHEIDWVNSLFLSMRFSAARVGPYNEFVYTFFKCLSPERMAYAEQWYATQEDELEEIQLGGWLVQRTCPHRQADLGYFGEVEGDTLRCSMHGYEFDLKSGKCLTASDRPIRARRAAADAEPLHDERHEVPED